The following nucleotide sequence is from Solea senegalensis isolate Sse05_10M linkage group LG19, IFAPA_SoseM_1, whole genome shotgun sequence.
AAGTGACTATGTAATGTGAAACTGGAACTCATGACTCAGCTCTGCAGATACAACCTTTCTGTTCTTTATCATCTTTTTTGGCTCATAGTTTGTTATAATTTTTTTCCTTCAAACCAAAATATTACACCAAAATACAATTAACTGAGTTTCAAAGGTGCAATatagttttaatttgaaaactgaCATAGTTTTAGTTTATATCTGTGTTACTATAACAATTcctattaacatttaaaaggcCAGTTTGCATCCATTAGTTGAAGACCATTTAGTGTTAGTTAACTCTTGTACCCTTTTCTCTCCTGTGATTACttatatttagttgtttttcattttcataaaatgaaggtaaaaatgcacaaaaatgttGAAGTAAAGAGAACTGGACAAACTTTTGCTCTTGCATAATAGTTACAAAATGTATTCATGCAAAAATAGCAAAGGCAAGAGCAAAGCAGGAGTGGGCTTTCATCTCGACAACGgcgatttgtttttttctgattataCAAATTAATTCAGTTATTTAGTGTAACGCAAAACCAAGCATCATTCACGTTATGTGCCCCCATGTGGACTAGTTTGTGTCTCTACTGAATGATggaagcgcacacacacacacgtaactgCTCTTCGCCCTGCAGCTGTTACCTCAGCAGGACACTGCtgtaaatttaaattcaaatgtgttgtcaaCATGCCTGAATAAAATGAGATAAAAGCCTTGTGCAAAAAGCTACACACAGGAAAATCATTTTACTCATTTCCAGGATCCCATAGCAACAGTCACCTCAGTAACCAGCAAACCCAAGAGCAAGTGGAGACCGCTGCCTTTGGACACTGTGGTAAGAATACAAAGTCAGGTGGccatgcacatgcatgtgctGCATATAAGGTAtatgtagttgttttttgtttttttttgaagcatgAGACAAAAATTGTGCATATCAGCTTCATTGTCCTCGGTCCCTGCTTTGTCCCACTATGTACAGACCTCTGTCTCTATCTTTCCAATAGGAAATGGAGAAACTGGCATCTCGGAAGCTAAGAATAAGTGCCAAAGAGACTATGAAAATTGCAGAAAAACTCTATACTCAAGGGTGAGTGTTAAAACAAGCTGCATTTTCagtaatgtacatatatacatacattctgcTGTCTGAATAGGAAAGTGTTGCCTTGGTCCAACCATATTCTATGTAAATGTCCTGTCTTTCATTTAAACTCCTTTTAGTTTCTTGGTGTGAAAgacgacttttttttttccaggttcaTCAGCTACCCCCGCACTGAGACAAACATTTTCCCTGCAAACTTGGCTCTCGGCCCTCTGGTGGAGCAGCAGAGTCACAGCCCAGTCTGGGGGACGTTTGCACAGCGGGTGCTCGATCAGCCTGGGGGCCCCAACCCACGACAGGGCAAGAAGTCTGACCAAGCCCATCCCCCCATACACCCCACAAAGTACAGCAGCACACTGCAGGTATGTACACCAACCTTAAACTCAGTTTGTGtgatataaacaaatataaacattttatgtttatatttaagctgttaatttaacattttcaggCTTTCTCAgtacaataatatacaatatatatttatgCACAAAGACAACATTGGCTGTGTACATAAGAAACATTTAGTTTAACTTGAACGCTTGGGACATATCGAAAATATAAACtttctttatgtgtgtttgtccaaTTTCCTGTTCGGGTTTgggtcaaaaataaaagtaaactaTTTGTATACATATTGACAGTTGTAAACTACTAGAATGTtagggtttgttttgtttttttgtcacaatgtgAATAAATACTAAACAGTCTTTCAGTGCCCAACAATCCATGTTTTCTATatcctcctttttctctcttttgtttttcaataggtattaacGTAAGATACAAGTACCATTCTAGTAGCACAAAGAATTTCACCGTGCGCTCACACACAGTAACATTggctctgtttttctctttcttctgcgTCCAAGGGAAATGAAGGACGTGTTTATGAGTTCATTGTTAGGCACTTCCTGGCCTGCGTATCCCAGGATGCTTTGGGGCAGGAGACGGTGGTGGACATAGACATTGCTCAGGAGAAGTTCTCCACCTCAGGACTTATGATCATTGCAAGGAACTACCTGGATGTTTACCCATATGACAGATGGAGTACCAAGgtagtgtgtgtgcacttgtatttgttaccacttCAGCATAGCGTAGCATTAACCAGACTTTTCAGgaggtcctaatgaggcagaacctaattcctgaggaactggtaaagtttagggctaagatttgaattgtggcttAGTCATTGACTGACTGGTTTTGGTAAAGGTTAGGGACGCTGCTTTGTTTATATTacccaaatgaatggaagtcagtgcagacTCCTTAAAAGCATAGCTGTgcaaatttgtgtgtgtgttggtcccTCTTTAAAATCGTCTTATTGAACGTTCTAGGTGATTCCGGTGTATGAACACGGCTCCCAGTTTCAGCCTTCTGCCATCGAGATGGTGGATGGACAGACGAGtcctcctcagctgctcacTGAAGCTGATCTcatatcactgatggagaagcacGGCATtggtataaacacacacacacatatgcacacagagAACATTTGTGTGTTACTCTATGAACACGTAGCCAGCTTGCACCATCATGTTAATGTTACAGGCACAGATGCGACTCACGCAGAGCACATTGAGACGATCAAGAGTCGCATGTATGTCGGCTTGACGGCGGACCAGAGATTTCTCCCTGGAGAGCTTGGAATGGGGCTGGTGGAGGGTATGTATGCATATACTCACGCAAATACAAACTaactaatttgtttttcttttcctacaTCACAACAAGCCTTTTTTGGttagcccgtggccaagtggaaagggaacttgacttgtaaccagaaggtcaccagttcaaatccccaccaggccaaaaagggctggggtagtCTCACCGTTTGTCATTTATACATGTGAGAACTACAATgaaacagtttgtttgtttaggttACAACTCCATGGGTTATGAGATGTCCAAACCAAACCTACGTTCTGAATTGGAGGCAGACCTGAAGCTGGTGTCTGAGGGCAGGAAGGAAAAACGGAGCGTGTTGCTTCACCACATCCAGAAATACAAAGCTGTCTTCATCGAGTCTGCCAAGAAGGCAAAGAAGTAAGTTGCACCATATGCATATTTTGATTTGTAATCTGAACACAAATGACCACAATCACACCACTCCAACTCAAATGTCATACCTGATGTGTTACATTTGCATGCTGCTGGAAAGAAATCACGTGCTGTTGTTGCCTCAGGTTAGACGAAGCCCTGTCAACATATTTGGGTGCAGCTCATGAGATCACTGAAGAAGAGCAGCTGGACATGGAGATCCCATTGCCGGTCAGGAAATGTCCACACTGTGGTCGGGACATGgtgctgaagaagaagagggaggtaAACAGGTGAGAAGAGATATGTAGTGTCTCTGAGTGTAGATGTTTGTTGTTCTGTACTAAACcaattttcaaaacatttatttttcatcagtgTCACAGATATACAGTGTCTAGATTATTTTGACAGACATTGcgattgtgatatgatttgtgatatcagagggaagggtcatttttttcatcattattctcattttcattcaagaaacatatttaaaatgattgctgtgtgatatttggacagatctgtgagaaacaaagatgttcctTTCAGTCTGTAGATTAAGATGCGTCGAGACAATTAATCTAAGCAGTTTATATTTAGTGCATCCAATCTTGTTGAAAGAATAGAACAAGTCTTCAAGTCATTTAAATGCTCATTACAGAAGGTTGGGCGACTGTATGTTGTGAGCTTCATGCGTGAACGGCACTGATACTTTTTATTTCCCAGCATGTGGTGCTGCTGTCAGACTGACAGTGGAATCACTGCAGTAAAGTCTCTCCATATGTCAGACTTGCCTTTTCCTGCTTGAATCTTCTCATATCAACCCGTTGGACTCAATTCCACAGCAATCTCTGTCTCGCCCCTTCCCCTACAATTTGCCCAATCCCAATGCAGTCCTCTATTTTGAACTGACATGATGTCAACCCAGGGTTAACATGACTGATAGGATTTAATAGTCTGCCTTGGAATGTTCTCAGTAAATAGGACAGAACAGTTTCTCATTataatatttgtattcattttattttttcacctctttctccatcctctccactgtctctgtcctcctaCAGTAAGTACCTGTCCTGCTCGGGTTTCCCAGCCTGTAAGACGGCAGTGTGGTTCCCTGACACAGTGCTGGAGGTCAGCAGGGATGACAGCATTTGTCCCACCTGTCGGCCACATCCTGTTCACATGTAAGTTTTTGTTTATAACATCTCACACTAAATCTACAAGAGATTTTGTGCAGACCACACTAACTGAAACCAAGGGAGGGCAAGACTGAGTCAAGACCATGACCAGTGCACTATACGTACATAATATATACTATGGTATTTGAACTTAAAATAAGCATTGTTTATGGTCAGGCAAAGCAGCCTTGCACCTGTATTAAATGTGTGATGAGGCAGTGTTGTGGTGTGTTGTTTCCTTGTTATTCTTTGTCTGTGGTTTACAAAAGCAAACTTTATAGCAATTTGGCAACATCTCCACAGATTCTCCTTGTGGTGTCATCCACAGCAACCTAAATTTACTCCCTGTGAAGGTGACGGGGAGGGGTAACAGCTGGCatctgtgacaaaaacaaactctaacTAAGGGTGACTTACTATATTCATTGGATTTGCAAGTGTTCCATCTCATCACAAAGATGTGTCCAAAACTGAGGTCAGTCTCAAGCAGTACTCaagtactacaacactacacTTTACTTGAGTTACTTCAGGGGATTGTATTGCTTGTCAGTTGGTTCGACACTCCAGTGTTTCTACCCAATGTTTTGTtgggacatttttctgtcaccaTCTTGATGAATTTGAATAATTCTGTCTATCTCAGCTATTATCCAACACATTCATCATGCCATAGTCTTAAATGTCTCTTACGAGTATCCTAGCTGTATGACGGTGCAGCAATGTGATGAATAGTAAGAGTAAGAGTACAATATGCTTGTTCTGGAACCTCTTGAGAAAGTTTAAACTCAACTATGaaattacattatatacatacagccagcatatttgcattttcttttctagtgatataaatataattatttgaAGTAATTCTGCTGTCTTACAGGGTTGGATTTACTTTACAATGTACAGCAGATATTAAAGATTCCCTTTTATTCCTTTGGTTCAGTATCACTTTCCCCCCCAGCACAATTCAGACCCACAGtaacttcatttgtttttggtggTCGCGTCGGCgccaagtgtttttttcccatgaaCACACAGATTACACTTGTTGTGTTACTGAGTGTATGTGGGAGCTCAGAGAGAGTCAACAAACTGTTTACCATCGGTGTCCAACTCTCCACCACAGATGAAGCCACTTCGTCAGAGCAAGAAACTCGTCAAAATTCTTGTTTACACCAGTGGGCGTTAACCCCTTGAGCACGTGCCTCGGCTCAGTCCAAATATAGGGCACACTCGCCAATGTGCTGCGTACCAGCATCCGTTGCCATGGCTACCAAACTAGTACAGAGCTCAAAGTTGAGCTGCAGCACTTACTTCAAAGCAGTATCACTTGTCAGATGAAAATTCAGTATGGGCAGTAATAAACTGTTGCTTAATGCTGCTTTTGTGcaggttgccatggcaacttGCAATATTATCCCAACTTACTTTTCATATTAGTgatgtattcattatttttatattatattttgtatcATACATAAACTGAATGTTAATGGACAGCTGACCTAATGTTACTCCTGTTCTGTTTCTTTATATCATCTTGTCTGTTTTAACAGTTTTCTAGAACTGAGTTTCTTCATGTTTGGTTTCACATACGTTCACGCACCTAGTCTTGCTCTGTTCACATCGGTATGCATTAGTCAGCCATGTTAGCATCTAATGTTGAATCGTATTCATCAAACAAATGTGAACTCCGTATCTGACCTTTAACATCACTCTTCTGTTTGTCCTACGTTCTTCAGGTTGAACTTTAAGTTCCGCAGGGGCAGCCTCCCTCCAATGATGTCTTTAGAATTTGTTGGCTGCATTGGAGGTTGTGACGAGACGCTCCGAGAGGTGCTGGACCTGAAATACctcagagcagcaggaggaggaggggggcgTGGAatgggaggaggtggaggaagaggtgACTCTCGACCACCAGCACCGAGGCCCCGCCGGCAAGAGCAGCCCAGACCACGATCCAATCCTCAACCGTCCCTTCCTCCTGTCCCCTCCTGGAATCCTCAGCCTCGATCTCCCCCAGGCGGAGGCCAGAGAAGTGTTGACCCCAACAGTGATGCTATTGTGTGCAACTGTGGTCAGGACGCACTTCTCCTCACTGTGCGAAAAGACGGTCCTAACCAGGGGCGTCAGTTCTACAAGTGCAACGCAGGGAGCTGCAACTTCTTCCTGTGGGCGGATCAACCAAATCAACCCGGAGCACCGCAGAGTCAAGGGCTTCCACGTCCACTGCCCGCGCCAAAGACTGTGCAGACTCCAAGGCCTTCACTGGGGTTCAGCAACACATTTGGAGGCGGTCAGGGGCCAGAAGGGGGTGATGGAGGACAGACGATGTGTAACTGTAATGAGACAGCAGTGACACGCACGGTGCAGAAGGATGGTCCAAACAAGGGCCGGATATTCCACACCTGTGGGAAACCGAGAGAACAGCAGTGTGGCTTCTTCCAATGGGCTGATGAGAATGTACCTCCACCAggcaagtctctctctctctctttctctctctctctctctctctctctctctctctctctctcatcagtCCACTGAAAGAtgtaatatgtatgtattaAAACAATGAGCAGCATACTTAACATTTTCCAAAATTTTATATCCAAAAGAAAAATTTAAGGAAACTTTCATTTTAGTCACCTTTCAGTGACGTTTGCTTTACCATCTCTGCTGTAACTGTCAGGGCAGACCCCCTATGGAATTTCAGAGTGAGGAAGCCGTTGCCATTTTGCTGCTTGTTCTTCCCGTTAAAGCTCTCCCCATTAATTGCAAACACACAGGTGAACCAAATgagacaagacaacaattcgCATGATGCCACGCTGTTTCCTGATATCATCAAACaaggtcttttgttattgatttTACTGAAAGACCCCAttcagaaatttaaaaaaaggatttcttAAGGGAAGAGAAGTAGGTGTAAATAAGCTATAGCTTTAACCTATACCCTTTGGTTAGAATTAAGATGTTTCCTTGTGTCTGATGTTGTCTTCACTTgtatgttttcttattttttgtcCACCATAAAtgcacagaaataaatatagTGACAGGTACACCGGTCTAACAAAATGTttagtcttttttatttaaattttgcGAGAGAGGGCTACAGACAGGCTTATTTATTAAAGGCTGTCAGGACTTggagcctttaaaaaaaaatgtgttaatataaGTGAACGTGAAGATGAACATACAGATcaaacaggagagagagagagacggacgactttatatgaaaaaaaacatctgtcacGACTCTGAGCACTCTCACTGAGACCTTGAAGCATTCACTTTATCAGCTGTCAGTCCTGGTGTTCACAGAAACAGAACCTTTGTGTTCTGAGTGCAACATCCTCTAGTCACCTCacactgtgttgtactgtgtttgacctctcttcctcctgtcaGGTGGTTTTGGTGGAGGCTTTAATGGCGGCAGAGAcgaagggaggagggggagaaagacAACGGGAGGGTCCGCCCCTAACAAACCTCCAGCTGCTAAGAAAGCCCGTACTTGTGGCATCTGCCACATGCCTGGACACACTCGTGTCACCTGTCCACAGCGGTGACAGCAGCACTGGGGTGAAGACGCAAACTGTGAAGCTGCTCTAGAGGTGAATGTCATTTAAATCTGTGAcaaatcagttttgttttgtttttttcaatatgCAATGTCTGATTTTTGGTACCTCTTTACATGGAACTGGATTAAACACGCTTTTCAGTGGGAACAATAAAGGTTTCGAGGACTagaccaaacaaacaaccagGTGCAACCAGGTGACTGGCTGAGCACATGGTGATGCCAGAGCTGAGTTTGTGTCCTGAACTATCTCTGTAACGTCTGTGCCTCTAAAGTCCTATAATGAAACAGCTTTAATTTGTACAGAAACTGAATtatagaaaaaacaaataactcacAGATCTATTCTGTAATATGCACccaatatttttttcaaaatcttaaacatttccttttaaaGCTTAATGCAGCCAACACAAACGGATGCATGCAATAAGCTTTAAACTCTGGTcgtctttctgtgtttttattgtgtcagaggagaaaaactgaacaggttttaaaatgtgtgagcATTTGTACCTTCAGTAACCTGAAAGTGCTTCGCAGCTGATGAGAAATGTGCTCAACTGGCCTTTGCTCCCGTGTCTGAGTTATTCCCGTTTCTCTATTCACAGTCCTGACTGAGATCAGAAGGAGGAACATGATTCGCTCACAGGAGATTTGCTGTCTTTAAATGTGTGGGTTTTAATCAGTTCTATGTGCATTGCTGGATTTGTGGAGGAGCTGTTGGAATAAACACTGACGTTTGTTTTTAATACTGTAAATTTGACAAGTGCACAGAGACATAAAAACTGGTTGGTTTCAGCagttgtttgtatgttttatcaTTGTTAATTTTAATATTGATGTATAATAAACTTTAATCCATGGTTTACACCTTTACAGTCATGGCTGAGTTTGTTGTTTCAAACTTTGGTTTCTGTCtcagctcttttctttttttgtatcttgGTTCAACTGGTTTtggttttagtttcattttgaCCCATGCACTTTGACCACATTTATACTGTCCTGCACAATGAAAAATGCTGATTCTACCAATACTAATTTTGCAGATAACATAACATCTGGATTAATTTAATAGTCACTGAGGCAACTATGCTTATTTGGTGGTGGGGGTTCTAAATCTACGTAGCTGAGCACATTGTTGCCTGCTGTACTGGATAAACACAAGGAGTAATGAGCAAATATAAAACCTTTGCTGAAGCTAGAAAAGTTCTTAAATTCACAAAAGTAAGCATACAGTCCAGGCAGCATTAGATAAACGGTTAAAAAGTAAACGCACAGTGTGAATAGTGTGTTattgtatgttactgtatcagttATTAGTTTCAGTGGTGAGGAAAAACTGAAGGAATTTCTGTATGAATGTGTCATAAAATAGCATCTGCTCTTCATCTAAGTCACAAATGTTGACAAGCACAATGTTCTAGAGCTGATAACGGTTAAACAAAGtgatagaaaatattcattaaacattcacagtggtggtggtagtggacAAAACTAGACTAATGACCTAAACCAGCGGTCAGCAATTGGTGAAAAAgtggcccgccagcatcagtatctgatCATGattttaacaaatctgatcttaaatcatttgtttgtcttcacaaaaaaataaacgttcagagcttttattctgaaaaagtatttaaatgatgaggacaggtgaaccaTGTGGATGGATAAACGcagatgacaggtgaatgatgaggacaagtgaattgGTACTAATTAAGGTCCATTaatgagtgagaaagttaaaacatttgtgacctttgacccatgttgactgatacattatgtgtttacctATTTTATTTTGCCAGCACTtaaatttgtaaaggtttgcatTTAACTTAAAACAATTGATGTAAGATGTGTGTCTCCTTGTCcttttgcatgacacaagaaagaaaaaaaaaagtaactttaactctgagtaaattttaaacatgctacttttttactttaacttgagtacttTTTtcagaccagtacttttacttgtacataAGTAAAtcaaaaatagtggtacttttacatGAATAGAATATTTCAGTGCCCCTTTCACCTCTGCCGATCACCACACAATGCAGAGCACTTAATGCTTGACAGCTGTCCGCTGTGCACGAATCATAAACGCTATCAAATATCAACGCTCCTCTGTGCAAATGATCATAAAAGTTATCAGATATCGGTGCTTGCTTGCTCGCGGGCAAAGTTCGTGCTGCACAGCTTTGGGTTTCACAGGTGGGATTATTATCTCAATGGCTGTTTCTTCCCAGAAATGCTGCTCCTGTCACTTCACTGCAGACATAAATGAGGTGCGAGCCCCGTGGACATAAAGGATAAATGGAAATAAACCAGAAACGCGTGGATTCCCGGTATGAGGCTGCAGCAGGTTACCACCCTCcccctgtgtgtttatgtgtgtgtgtgtgtgtgtgtgatattccAGAGAAGTAGCGCTGATGTTCTTACTGGCACGTTTGGTGAGTCATGTGTGACTCATAGCACGTGGGCGGGTGGGAGTGTTGTTTTCACCGCTGTGTCCTCGGCTCCTcaactccaccaccaccaccacgcgAGTATCCAGGCAGACAAGCGCGTCACGTGAATGccgtgtttctttttctgaatcGCGGATATAGCCTCTCCGCTTACGAGAAAAGCGTAGTAGACTAAGAACGAGAATACGGTAAATACCGGCTCCCCGCAGGCTCTCGACGCGTACGCACACTTTCAGATTAAACCACCTCTTGTCTCAGTGGAGCCACGGACATCgcagtgaaatgtgtttcctgTCGGGTTATTTTTCTGGATAAACAGAGTACAGTGAGGTCACTGAACTCTCCAGTAAACACCATGACTCACAGTAGCAGCGGACAAGACTCTGACAATGATTAAAGGAGCGTTATCACTTCACATGCAGGCTCACACTAccacatttacagtatacatgtcGTGTATGCAGCAGTCGTGATGAGAACTTTTCAATCCTGAGATAACAcacttacatttacattacatttagtgTAGGGAGTCATGGAGAGAATTACCCAATGGCATCATCGTGAGATCACAAAACAAGTTAAAGTTACACTGGAGATTTGAGGAGATTTTTGGACACATTATGGGATCTAATGTCCAGATGCATCATGGTTAAtgtggattttttattttttttgggggtgggggggggaataTACAAGCCTGCAGCAAAGTTCAGGAAGTTTCTACTCGGGATGGGAATCCCtagatcggatatcggacagataaaaatttAGAATCTATGAAAACtatgactgtaaaaaaaaaaaacgtaaatacaaatcagcaaaagcatttttagctgagtcatgttttgggctttttatttcttctctttggGAATACATTATTCTTTACATTTGTTAATGACTCAGTgctgttaacagcttcatacgttcataaataatctagtctaaaatgactgtatcaggtcagtatcggtagatactaGAGTGATATTAGTATCTGTActgaacacaaaaaagtggtattgtcccatccTTAGTTTCTactgtaaaggtccagtgtgtagctTTTCATGGCAGGACATACTACCATgtgccaaaagaagaagaagaagtatggTATGTTTGTTCAAGAGTATAATCACTTAATAaaattatttggttttcttagcCTTAGAATGTGCTTTATAAGAATAGTTACTTCAGGAAAGGCCCTTGCTTTACCGAGGCTGCCATTTTGCAGCGCCAACAGCTCCATAGGACAAAGCATTTCAAGTTATAAAGCAGACGCTTCCTCCACAAACACAGTAGAacgtcctttctggtatgtgaaggccaacATAGTGCCCTGACTCGCATGTGAAAGGGTGTTGTGAGTTGAGCGGAGTCCTGTGCCGTTTCGTTATTAAGCCACATTTCCACAGAGTGGTACGGTACGGTACGGTGCatagtttttgtgtttccattaggaatagtgccaaaataactggccccaaccgttccattttttggtacccttcccctGGGGTAGTGGAGCTAGACATAAGACAGTTAACTAATTGGGCGACAGATAAACGTCACTCCATTGTGACCGGTGAAACAGACAAAGTCTGACGTTGTGtaaagacaaacagccacaaaccaagcagaaaaaaaaaacaagctgctggacgtcctccattgtGTCGCGTTCGATGTCGTTGTCACAGCGGTACAACGCTGCGCTTCGTATCTCGCTGACATAGTCATCGTGCGCAGCGCACACCCCATCTACCAAGTAAAGGCAGGGCTGACTCTTCCAAACCATACCGTCCTGTACCAAACTAAACTGtaacatgatggaaacacggctttggATTGTCACTAatccttacacactggacctttaacttgCCATTGTGTGTAGCACAGTTTCCAAAAACCTGTAATACattattttcagcttctcaaactGCAGATGTCAAAAATGGACACTTAAATAAGCAAGCCTTTGCTTTATGAAAagtctgtgtgcagctgtgcacGTTACACAGGCTCAACAACATGTCTGCCATTTTGTAATTCATATATCTGCTTTGTAATAT
It contains:
- the top3a gene encoding DNA topoisomerase 3-alpha produces the protein MQIVHSLGRSLLRPGLQLLGVQRRCLCAAQSSGSLTLADTPQQADMIRSRAQIRRVLCVAEKNDAAKGISEIMSSGRAMRREGLSKFNKLYEYDYHLFGQDVKVTMTSVSGHLLALEFKAPFQKWHSCNPVLLFDAEVEKYCPDNMVQIKRTLEKEARQCQALVIWTDCDREGENIGFEVIDVCKAVKPNLQVFRAKFSEITPNSIRRACETLTEPDVNISDAVDVRQELDLRIGASFTRFQTLRLQKIFPEALANQLISYGSCQFPTLGFVVERFKAIQAFIPETFYKIKVLHEVEEENVEFSWKRNRLFNHTACLVLYQICMEDPIATVTSVTSKPKSKWRPLPLDTVEMEKLASRKLRISAKETMKIAEKLYTQGFISYPRTETNIFPANLALGPLVEQQSHSPVWGTFAQRVLDQPGGPNPRQGKKSDQAHPPIHPTKYSSTLQGNEGRVYEFIVRHFLACVSQDALGQETVVDIDIAQEKFSTSGLMIIARNYLDVYPYDRWSTKVIPVYEHGSQFQPSAIEMVDGQTSPPQLLTEADLISLMEKHGIGTDATHAEHIETIKSRMYVGLTADQRFLPGELGMGLVEGYNSMGYEMSKPNLRSELEADLKLVSEGRKEKRSVLLHHIQKYKAVFIESAKKAKKLDEALSTYLGAAHEITEEEQLDMEIPLPVRKCPHCGRDMVLKKKREVNSKYLSCSGFPACKTAVWFPDTVLEVSRDDSICPTCRPHPVHMLNFKFRRGSLPPMMSLEFVGCIGGCDETLREVLDLKYLRAAGGGGGRGMGGGGGRGDSRPPAPRPRRQEQPRPRSNPQPSLPPVPSWNPQPRSPPGGGQRSVDPNSDAIVCNCGQDALLLTVRKDGPNQGRQFYKCNAGSCNFFLWADQPNQPGAPQSQGLPRPLPAPKTVQTPRPSLGFSNTFGGGQGPEGGDGGQTMCNCNETAVTRTVQKDGPNKGRIFHTCGKPREQQCGFFQWADENVPPPGGFGGGFNGGRDEGRRGRKTTGGSAPNKPPAAKKARTCGICHMPGHTRVTCPQR